A region of the Pungitius pungitius chromosome 8, fPunPun2.1, whole genome shotgun sequence genome:
CCAAACATGGcgtggtgggaggaggacatACAGGCCGCTTCAGCTTCTGACTACCACGTTCATGTTTAGTCCTGACCACGGAGGAGGTTGAATTTCACCTGCGGTGTTTGTATGGCAGCCTCCTCTGCTGGTCAGGGGCCGCATTGCAGACTGTCAATAAAGAAGCATTAAATGCTGAGTTTACAGCATGAGGGCTACTAGTGACTGTATACTACATCTGTATTATTTACATCCTGCAGGGGGTTTTATTGGTCTATTTGATGTGGTTTCTGTGCAAGTAAGTGGTTATTAGCCAAGTGAATAGAGTGATACTTGATAAAGAGAATGTGATCTCATGATCCATAACTGAAGAGATTAGCCTGAACACACCATCAAATAACTGATCACAATGATGACAAATGTTGGCTGCATTTATTGGCTCATTAACATATATAGAAGTGCCTTGCATAGGTAtttaccccccaccccgcccctgccccccccaacATTTTGTCATGATATAACATCAgattaacatttatttcattgtgatTTTATGTAATAGACCAACACTGAATAGTCATCATTTGGAAGAATGGTCAAATATTACATGAATTTACCAATACAAATCTGAAGTCTAAAAGAAGTGTTGAGTGCATGTGTTTTCACACCCTTAGCTTTAAAACTCTAATGAAGATCTGGTGCAACCAATGGCAAGTCACATTTGCAAGTGACATAGTTAGCAAATAGGGTCCACCTGTCTGCCATTTAATCTCAGAATGAATACAGGTGTTCTGTGAAGGACTCTGATTGTATTACTGAAAAAAGAGCACAATGAAGACCACACAGCTCAGGCACACAGTTGTTGCTAGATGTGAGCTATGTTAGGTTATAAAAACATATCCCACACTTTGAACATCTCACAGAGCACCATAAATTCCATCTTTAGAAAATGGAAGGAATATGGCACAGCATATCATcagccagctgtcaatcacagtaataTACTCTGTTtaatggtctatttgactctacaTGAGTCATTATTTAAATCATGGAACTAGGTTTCATAGTTACTAAGGAAATAAATCATGTGAGATGTGGTGTTGAGTTATTTTGCACCCGgagcagtcgccccctgatggtcaACAGAGAGAATGCAGATCTAAAGACATCGGACGAATCATTTTGCTTGCATTATTTATAACGGAGCCTGTAGTATGATCTAGTTTATAGGTTCAAAGTAATTAGCAGGTCTATGTGTCGGCACCTACTCCTGGGAGGGAAATTTGAGATTTTGGTCTATACCAAATGAGTTAAATATTATGTTTATGATGATAGTAAAATAATGTTATGTTATATGAAATATGTTACGAGTAGAATGGGGATACATATTAGATGATAAATGTGATCTATTTCATGCCATATTATGTTTACTTGAAGAAGCTTTAGGTCAACTGTATAATCATCAAAGGTATTGTGCTCttggattaaataaaaatcagttaTGCTAGGCAGGGTTTTCAGATTTGACCAGAGGGACCAAGAACAACAGCCAACGGACGAGCTGGACGCTGCTAGCCGAACTAGACTAGATCGTCTGGAAGAGTAGTTTATAGCACTATTAATAGCATAATTCACTTTGTGATTGTACCAGTTTATCagtttagttagttagttattaAATCCTCGTCCTAAGAGAGGTTACAACTTTACTCAGTACGCAGCTAGCCAGTAAATCCTCAGGCCATCTTTATTTGGCATTTTGACATCTACCCTTTAGAACCCAAAACACTTAAATACTGAACATTTGAAGAGCGCCCTTTACTGGACCGTCGGGGAACTACTTCCTGGTCTGTACATTTTGGATTCTAACTGGTTCATTATTGAACTTATTATCACTTTTCCCCACGATCAAACTGTCAAGAGGTCACTGCCCTTAATAATTAAATTGCTCAACTTTAAAAGTTGTTTCATCTTTGCATGTATTCAGGCATAGGAGAGTTTAAGTAATTCTTTTATCCGTTTTATTGTCATCATCAAATTGATCAGACAGAGAAATATAGAGTGTCGGAATATATTTTGGCTTTTGTTTTCAACAAATCCAATACACAGCTTTTCATGAATCCATGTTAAATTCACAAATACATCaaccaataataaataaataatcttccGAATTGGCAAATAAATAGttcaataaattaataaatacacaaatacttttTGTAACGCATAAGATATGTTTGAGGTAACTTAAGAGCTCGTTGGCATATAAAATAATACTGGCATTTAAATTATTGCAATTTCAatttataaaaaacaatataaaatattcTATACTTGTGAATTTCATACATAATTCCTGAATAATTTCAAGTGGGGTTATTGCTTATATCAAAAGGCGGGATTATGATGCATGCAAGTGAAAGCCAGAGAAGAAGCTTTTCTCTGACTTTCTTTGTATTAAAAAGcgtataaatacaaattaaaaagaggAATACACGATACGCCATCAGTCCTCAGAGCTGCAGTCGTCGTCCAGCTGCTGCCCCTTGAAGCAGGCCGACTCGTAGTGCTTGTTCAGATAGGACTTGAGTGCGAAGCTCTTGCAGCAGCGCTTGCAGGAGTAGTGCTTGAAGGCCGAGTGCGTCTGCATGTGGGCGCGCAGGTTGGAGCGGTCGGCGAAGGCCTTGCCGCAGTGGGCACACGCGAACGGTTTCTCCCCGGTGTGGGACCTCATGTGGCCCTGCAGGAGCCAGGGTCGACTGAAGGCTTTGCCGCACACTGTGCACTCGTGCTTCAGGTCGTGGGTCAGCATGTGCATGGCCAGCGCCGGCATGGACACGTACACCTTGTGGCAGGTGGGGCACTTCCTGGCCTGCTGGCTGTCCAGGCTGCGGTGCGTCTGCTTGTGTCGGCTCAGGTTGGAGGACGTGGCGTAGGACTTTTCGCACTCGCCGCACACGTAGCGACCTTTGGATTTCCCTTTCACGGGACTGCAGTCGGCCGAGCTGCCGCCCTCGCTGCTGTCCGACTGGCTGCCGGCCTTGCGGGGGCGCCTCTGGCTGGGCCTCCGGCGGGAGCGACCGTCGGAGACGAGGAAGGCGCCGATGCCGCACGACTCCAGTTCGGGGCTGCTGCCGTCCGACTCCACCGTGCCGCTGGAGACGGGACTGTCCGGGTGCTCCATGTCGTGGTCGGAGAACTCCTCCCCGCTGCTGCCGCCCGGGGAGTACAGGGGCAGCGAGGAGAGCCCGGTCGGCTCATGACCTGGCTCCTTTGTGGTCTGCAACACCGAGGGGATGATGTAATCGTGGATATATCCTGGGGACGGACAAAATACAATTTATCAAGAGATGCGCCGTCGTCGTCATCTCGATAACCTCTGATGAAAAGTGCCGTATTACCCAAACCCCCAATCAATATGAGTCGTATACAGGAAGCTATTTGTAAGAGCAAGGTTCAGCAAGCTTCAGGATTGAAATATTAATGAGTCTTCGGTTGCACATTTCTCAACCCAATCAATACGTCCACTGGCTTCAACAAGTGCCATTATAGGGTAAGAAGTAAAGGGGAAGGCGCATTGTGGCTAAATATAAGTCCAACACAATGTGCTGACATTGACAAAACAGCTAGCGGAGCAGTACTTTGGCTGCCCATCGATCCACCTGTCGCCgcctagcagcagcagcagcacgtctAAATCTGGGAGggcgggggctggggggggatCAAAACACAGTGTCTCAGCAGTGAAATCCCCTCAATCactaaatcattttaatcagATCATTCCCCATCTGTGGCGTTTTTGAGAGCATTCATGAGTATGGTGAGGGGGGTAttgagtgacaggtggagggaggcaaagagggatgggagggagagtgtgtgtgtgtgtgtgtgtgtgtgtgtgtgtgtgtgtgtgtgtgtgtgtgtgtgtgtgtgtgtgtgtgtgtgtgtgtgtgtgtgtatggtggcaggggggggggggttgatcttGACAGCAGTCAATGGTATATTGAGCCCAATTCCCCcaaccacccacccaccccaacacacacacacacacacacacacacattggaacACAAAGGGAAGCAGACAGCTGGCATCCTAAATCTGGGGGACAAATGATTCAACTTGAACACAAGATCTGTGATGCTGGTGGTGGAGAGGGGTGTgaggggtgttggggggggggggtttaaaacgCACATTTCTTTGGATGTTTCTtaaagccaaacacacacaccgctacacacacacacacacacacacacacaaacacacaatgttgtTTGAATTGCAGGGCTGCTCTCCACATCCCGCCTCCGTGTAGAAGTCCTGCACAGGACCAAAATCTACTGTCTGCCAATGCACTGCTCATGTTGCACTTTATTGAATTACCTGCAGCACTCTCTATTTCCCAGTCAATACCCATCTTCTAAAAACCCTGTTCCATCACCTCTCGCTGCTCCGCATATGGATTGTGTTGCTGCAATCCTACTCCCTGTGGCTATCTAACATCCTGCAGGAtcagatggagagagatgaagagatgaactgggggaggaggggggcgagagaggggggggcgatgaGAGGAGAGACTCAAGGGCAACTGCACCATCTAAGGACACCACAATCCCATGTGGCTATCTGCTTTCTCCCGAGCatcgtttttcttcttcttcttctctctagTTGGACCTGACAAAGGCTTGCATCAGCCTGGGAGCCTAATGCGCGTGCACACGTATATCTCATCATCCATGGGCACAATAGTATTAAAGCCAAAGGCCGCTGTGTGATCTGGTTGGAGTATTAACCAGATTGAGCCGCCGTGACCTGAATACTATTTAGCATCCACCGAGTTAGAAAACAAAAGTCCTGAGGCATACGGAAGGGGGAGCGAGCTGCGTCTGTGGGTTAATTTCTTTGGGGggcgtggaggagggggggtggggggggggggatttccaaGAGCGATTAGGGAGCAAAGAGAACAACATGAAAAGCATTGCGTGGATTGCTGTCTGTTTATTTGTGCcaattttgttttgcttttgtgcTAGAGCCTGTACGGATCATCTCCAAAGAAGGAGAGCTGTGGTTACAAGCCAGCAGACAACAAGTTCAAAACCCAATTGGAGAGAGAGGAACTCACCATTTTCGCTCAAGCGCACCGCCAAGTTGGTGGCTGACTCTGTGATGGCATGCGTGACGGTGCTCGAGTCGTCCCAgtgctgatggtgctgatggtAGTAGTTGGAAGACGAGAAATCGTGAACCTTCGGCTGCTTCACCAAAAAGGAACGTGGCATTTTCTTTCcctgattaaagaaaaaaaaaagctgttgctAGATCCTCATAGAAAACCAGGCTAGTGAtaacaacaaaagacaaaaaaaaaaaaagaaaagagaaatgtgcTGAGCTTCCGAGCGGCCTTCCCAAAAGGCCAAACGCCAGAGGATTGAAGCCCAAATCCAAAAAGGTTTACAGAGAAATCTGTCCTGGACTCAAAGGTCTAAagccagagaggagaaaaagagagagaaatgtagtgaaagcagcagaaagagagacagagagaaagcagaggacagtgaggatggagaggaagacagaaagTGGCGAAGGAGAaacggaggcagagagaggcagagagagagggagggagagacggctGGACGAGCTGAGCTCAGCACTACTGCAGCCTTTTATATGTGGGGCACAAGCCCCAAAGATCAGGTGGTGCTTTGGATGAGGGAGCTGCTTAGCATTAATCCATCAAACATCCCCGGGGACACACATCAAATTACCACGAGCCGTCTGTGCttctccacgcacacacacacacacacgcacacacagagcagtCAACTAAcccaccacctcctcccacatcctcctcctcctttcgcCCCTCGTCTCCCCCTCCTAGGGAGGGAGGGCAGACAATAGTGGTGCAGAAGCACGTGGGTGACACTACACACAACATCTTGTCCTCCATTGTCTTTCAATGAAGTAGCTAACACAATGTATGCTGCCCCAAACACACACCCCCTCACTGctagcagcaccaccacctctgatatttcatcatcctcatcatcacacacacacagccagctcATTGTAGAAATGTAAAGCAGTAGGAAGCGAGTCTCGGTATGTCCCTCAGATTATGGATTGGGTTTTGtgcattttcaccagatgtagGTCAAAgccactcacacacattcacatcccTTCATGTGTATTCTTGTATGCAATATCACAACTTTTAATGGTTCTGGGTGTCTGTAGTAACAGGAATTAAACCCTGTCATGTACTGAACATTGCTTTAACAGGATTAtgtgttctttctttttattttcatttgtatcTGTTCAGCAAGCATTTACTCAAACCAGCTTACTTCAATTCAGAACAAACCATATAATGTTTTCATATCATTGTTAATGTTCTTAtgatcattgttattattattataattgtgAATGTTGTATTCATGATCCAGTCCAGAGAGGGGTATTTGCCATGTAATTGTATATCCTTCTGGGTTCTTCCAGTCATACTACACTACgaattagattttgtttttgtgataacatttatatatatgatAGACATTACCAGTatgtcattaaaatgttttggatGAGGGGCCTTTTTGTCACTGTCGAGGCCAGTTATTATATACcagaacagaacaaaaaaaattagCAAATGAATTACTTTTAAAATTCTAATGTAGGGAAGTACGGAGCCTGTAAGCGTGGCCGCGATGTGAAATCATTCCCAAGGTTCTGGGTTATTTACATGATATTTTCGtttcagaaaagaaacaaaagtgcaAGTGTCAAGTGTTAAGGTATGATTTGAGGCATGCCGTGTTTTAAATATGAAGGACATACAACATCCAAAGGAATATCTAACTCAAGtacaactttattttattttatagaaaACAGCcgtttaaacatttatatttttcactTCCATCTTCTGTTGTCCCTGTTTTTGACAGGTGTAGGTTTCTCTGAAGACCCCTGAGGCCTCCATAACCATATAACCCTCATTTGGATAAAAATGACCCCCACAGTGACTTCCGGTCTGTCAGCTGTGACAGGCTGACCTCTGCGTGCCTGCAGGGTCACAGGGTCACATTCTGGTTAGCTGAAGAGACGGCAGCCGCTTAAACCTTGCCTGCACGGCTCGTCCGCAGATGGCTCTGCAAGATGGAGCTCAGTAAGAAATAAAATAGAATGTCCCATGACAGATGTCAACACATTATAAAACTCTAAAGTTAAAGACAATCTAAGATACTGAAAAAAGTTTAACAATATCCATCTTAACCTATGAAACAAACAATCTAGTGCTGGGCAAAGATTACAATTTTTAATTGTGGttaagcagcttggcagatgcagagcataGTGTgcggttgggatgtagggtttgaccatgtcctggatgtagactggacccgatccatacACAGCATGGAacgtgagtaccaatgttttgaactggatgcagtcagccactggtaaccaatgaagagaacggagaagtggtgtggtgtgggagtatttctgggagatgtcagtcagacatgcagagatctgtCCCACCACCtaagtgtccgagtcggggaaggagagaattagttgggtgtcgtcggcatagctgtggtaggaaaaaccatgcgagcgaatgacggagccaagagagttggtgtggattgagaagaggaggggacccaggacggcgccctgaggaactccagtagtaagaagacaaggttccgacaccgatcctctccaagttacccggtaggtgcggccgtcaaggtaggatgagagaacctgtgacaccaagttcctgaagggcggagataaggatctgatggtttactgtgtcgaatgctacagaaaggtccagaaggatgaggatggaggagagagaggcggctctagcagcgtggagttgctcggAGACAACGAGGAGAGCTGTCCATGTTTCGATCCATGTTAGCTTGAAGAGCAGTCTCAAGCCCGCCCTCCACAGCTTCCATTGGTTGAGACGTGGGGTGATCCCCTCCCAAGTCAACATCCCTCTTATGGTTTGTCTGTATGGGTATTCAGAGCAAGTGAGCaatggattttaaaaataacaacaaaaaaatggtgTTACGTTGTACTCTTACGCTGAGCTGTTACGTCGCTATGATTTTATCTTATTACGTTGTGTTATGTTGATGTGACGTTGTACATTCAGTTATGTTGCCACAATGTTAGGTTGTTATGTTGTGTTGTTATGTTGATGTTATGTTGTGTTATTACTTTGCTATGATGTTATGTTGTACGTTGAGTTGCTACATTGTGTTATGTTGATGTTACGTTGTACAGTGAGTTGTTACATTGCCATGATGTTATGTTGTTACATTGTGTTATGTCGATGTTACATTGCACGTTGAGTTGTTACTTTGCTATGATGTTATCTTGTTACGTTGTGTTATGTCGATGTTATGTTGATGTTACGTTGTGCATTATGTTGTTATGTTGCCATGATGTTATGTTGTTACATTGCGTTTTTATGTTGATGTTACGTTGTACAttgagttgtgttgttgtgttgatgtTACATGTTATATGTTGTATGTTATATGTTGAGTTGTTACTTTGCTATGATGTTATCTAGTTACATTGTGTTATGTTGATGTTACGTTGTACATTATGTTGTTACGTTGCCATGATGTTATGTTGTTACGTCGTGTTGTGTCGATGTTACGTTGTACGTTGAGTTGTTACGTTGTGTTATGTTGATGTTATGTTGTACATTGAGTTATTATGTTGCCATCATGTTATGTTGTTACGTTGTGATGTTGTGTTGATGTTACTCTTATGTTTTTATGATGTTATCTTGTTACGTTGCCAGTGGTATGAAGATGTTTTATCCTTTTTCCTGTCTtgcacacacatgttttttaattgtACATACACAGGTAAATTTGTTTATTGATGTCATACATGAGCAAATtaagcagagcagagagaaatcCCAGAAGATCAGTGAGATATCATCAAACAAAGCACAGGCTGacatgcaaaacaaaataagGCCTGTTTGGGCACAGCCTCCATAATTCTATGAATTTGTAATAATGTTTGCCTtaaagttggatggatggattattTCTGCCAGAATTCTGCCCGATGTCGTTCTTGTGTACGTGATACTGATTGCTGGGTCTGATTAAATGCATGTTAAGTAGCGGTGCGGAGAATGCGCCCAGAGTCTGTCTAAGCCTGTTGAGCTGCGATAAGTGAGATAATTTGTGTTAATCACATCCAGTCATTAGAGAgccatctgaaaaacaaacgcAGGTCCTTTTCACCGAGGCATCTTTTCAGCACCTCACCAAAAAATCTCCCACTACGCTGTGTTACAATGAGGCAGCTGCACGCCAGTGAATGAGAGTgattgtctcttttcttttaatcagCACTCAGTGAGTGAGAAAGAAGAGAATTCCCCCTCTTCACCCTGCATGTTTTTTCAAGGGTTGATTGCAGTTCGCCGTGTAAAGTGATTTATGATTTATGtttcaacatatatatatatatatatatatattaaggcAACAAGGTTGGTGCAAATGGTGTTAGGATGGCTCCACTGAGATTTGTCTCACACGCACAAGCAAATAACGCTTTTAAGTCAATTTGGAAGTGACTGGTTAAAGTCTCACACAATCGGCCACGTCGGCGCCGTGTCACCTCGAGGGAGGTGGGATGAGAGGTCAGTGGAGGAGATGaggtaaagaagaaaaagccgGTAGCTGGGGTGACTGACAGATATAGATAGAGCGGGGATGCTGATGAGGCCGACCAGGATGCCAAAAAATGGGGGAGGAGCCGATGTTCAACTGCATTTTAATCTAGTCGGACCTCAATCCTGATAAAAGGAATCTGTCCATCTCTCCCGCTCCCATTCTGGGGGTCATCAATCACTCGAGTCGATGGCCCCTGCGCCGCTTGGATGACAGAGTCTCGGGGGGCTGCTGGGCGAAAGCTACAGATGCTGtccaagatggagaaaaaacacagctgcaaaagagaAGTATGGTGAATGCGTCGGGCAATGGTGGACAAAGCTTTGACTTTCATAGTCAACCAACAGGTGCATCATTATTTAC
Encoded here:
- the LOC119194064 gene encoding transcriptional repressor scratch 1-like, whose amino-acid sequence is MPRSFLVKQPKVHDFSSSNYYHQHHQHWDDSSTVTHAITESATNLAVRLSENGYIHDYIIPSVLQTTKEPGHEPTGLSSLPLYSPGGSSGEEFSDHDMEHPDSPVSSGTVESDGSSPELESCGIGAFLVSDGRSRRRPSQRRPRKAGSQSDSSEGGSSADCSPVKGKSKGRYVCGECEKSYATSSNLSRHKQTHRSLDSQQARKCPTCHKVYVSMPALAMHMLTHDLKHECTVCGKAFSRPWLLQGHMRSHTGEKPFACAHCGKAFADRSNLRAHMQTHSAFKHYSCKRCCKSFALKSYLNKHYESACFKGQQLDDDCSSED